The genomic interval acaataatggCCAGCAATATTACTAACAGTGAGTTAAAATATCCAGGTCatcatctgttttccatgctatcaaatcagaagtgggagtgttctttAAAATCAACTATAAAACATCGATTTTaaagaacactcccacttctgaTTTGATAGCGTGGAAAACAGACAACGACTTGGATATTTTAACTCACTGGTAGTAAtatatgcctccaagtcacctgttgacttatggagattccatgaattccttcctctgaggtagGTACCTACAGCACCCACTAAATACTAAATACTGTGTGTGAAGGCAAAGTTGCTGGCACTGAGAAGATGGGTTAGAGGTGTGATGAACACTGGAGGTGGTTGGATTTCCCACTAGGTCTGAGGAATGAGAGATGAAAGGGATTTGGCTATGAAATTTGGAAGATTGGAAGTATAAACTTTCCTTAAAGCCTGAACAGAATATAATCTTTGTTACAGGACTAAGATACATACTCTGACCTTGAACTTAGGACACAATAGTTTTGTGTTATTGAAGTGTAAGAATCACACCTGTGTGTTGATGAAATGAATCTCTATATgaataagagaaagaaatgttCCTTCATTGTCAAGAACTCTTTCTAGTTCTTCATTGTCAACCCTTACCATGTTCAAACTGCACACCTAACTTATTCAAATGATTAATGGTTATTTAAATTATGTAACTATATTGTTCAAACTTGATTCTCTGTGCAGACTGCAACTATATCCCTCCCTGTACATTATACACAAAGCATATTGCAGTTGTTGtctaccttcaagttgtttccactttATAGTGACCAAAatgcaatcctatcacagggttttatgagaatgagaatgtgtgacttgcccaaggtcacccagtgggttaccatggccaaatggggatttgaatcctagtcttcaGCATTggaatccagtgctcaaaccactataccacactgactgtTGCAGTACTCACAAGCAATTTTCAGCTCTTCCACTAAACACAAgaaccatgttttttttaaaaaaatatatagttttaCTCCAAAGCAAGCAAGTAAGACGTCTCCTCACACAGATGTATTCTTCAGTATAGCAGTTTTACACTATGTACATTTGATATTCTATATACCCACACAGCATATACTAAGCAGTTTCACATAGAACACAGTACATGCTCTAATGGCACACCCTGCCCTCTATAGCCTACATACCTTCCACTCACCACCTGccatattttaaaagagaagtgTTCTCACATGAATGCAGTGACACAGAAAAGTGTCTCCGATATCACCCTAAACTGTAAGATCATAATCCCTGTGATGTACTCCCAAATCTTGCAGTTGCAGAGCTTTCTATAGACTTCCATaatacttcattttaaaaaaaaagccttccttTTAGCAGAGATTTACCGCTTACACAGCGGCAGAATTGTGGGTCAACTGATCAGGTGGTCTAAGAGCTGTCTGAGCCCTTGAAACAAAGGACACAAAAGGCATCCATAAACAGTTCATTTTAATAACCTTGTGGTTTTTCTCTACCAACCTCACATTTGTTAAAACAGGCTCCATTTCCTTGTCCCAGATTTGGGCCACACATTCCCCTAATTCCTCCTGGGCTTTTCTAGGGAAGGATTTGGGGGCAGGCAGGGGTTCCACTCACCGTCCTCCAGAGGGGCTGCCTTTTGGCACTGACAGAGGCGGCGGTCACAATGAAATGGCAGACGGCCACCGTTAAGCCGAAGACGATGGCCAGAAGGGTTCTGACAGGCAGGAGGGAATACGAGACGAAGGTGACCAGCATGAGCTGCCACATGCCTTGCTCGGGGGCGCTGGGGGGCTCCATGCCGTAGGCACCCAGCGAAAAGGGGCAGCAGAGGAAAGCGAAGGTGAAGGTGAACAGTAACGTGAGCTTCACGATCTGCTGCAGCTGAGTGACCTGCAGGTACTTGACGTTGGTGACaatgaagagggagaggaagatgaTGCAGTGCACCGGGTGGGAGCCCTTAGAGATGGTCAAGCTCGGGCCCGACAGCAGCTCCACCAGCGCTAGGCTGGCCGTCAGTACGATCAGCACGGCCAGCGCCTTCAGCGTCGAGGTCTGTTCCAGCTTCAGGTTGTAGTTCTGGAACAGCGACTCCAGCTCCTTGCAGTCGAACTGGTCCTCGCAGGCCACGCTGTCCAGCAGCTGCCGCCGGGCCGCAGgagccccgccgccgccgcctcctccgccgcctcctccgccggcctGAGCTGCATTTGCGGCGGTGCTGCTCCCGGCagccggcggcggtggcagcggcggcccAGGATaaggggaacaacaacaatagcgGCAGCACTTCTTACTTGTCCTTTTGCTCTTCTTGACTTTCTGAAACGGTATTTCCTCCATGTCAGGGCCATTCATAAATCCCAGGGAAGAAaagctcctctgctgctgcctggGCCGCTATTGTTCCTCGCTCTCTGCTCATGAGAGAAGCAAGGTGAAGCTGAGAAGGagggcggcggcagcagcggcttTTTTGTGAAGGCGTGAAAGTGcctcagcaacagcagcaggcaAGCAATAGCATCCCTCTCCACCGCCAGAGCCAGTCAAAGAAGAAGACGACGAAGACGAAGAAAAGAGCAGCAATAACCTGAGGCAACCCACCAGCCACCGCGCAGTAGCAACAGCAGAGGAGAAATCCGCGGGAGAGATCCCCTCAAAAGAGacgagtctctctctctcacacacacacacaacacacacagctaGCAGCGGGGAGGAGAGCACAAAATCACTCTCGAGATGTCATAATTATCgaggtttttttaaattcctcctcctcctcctcctctctgacTCGCCGTGTCCCTTCCCCACAGGAGATAACACCGCAGACGCTCACACaacccc from Sceloporus undulatus isolate JIND9_A2432 ecotype Alabama chromosome 6, SceUnd_v1.1, whole genome shotgun sequence carries:
- the LOC121934884 gene encoding adenylate cyclase type 1-like; translation: MNGPDMEEIPFQKVKKSKRTSKKCCRYCCCSPYPGPPLPPPPAAGSSTAANAAQAGGGGGGGGGGGGAPAARRQLLDSVACEDQFDCKELESLFQNYNLKLEQTSTLKALAVLIVLTASLALVELLSGPSLTISKGSHPVHCIIFLSLFIVTNVKYLQVTQLQQIVKLTLLFTFTFAFLCCPFSLGAYGMEPPSAPEQGMWQLMLVTFVSYSLLPVRTLLAIVFGLTVAVCHFIVTAASVSAKRQPLWRTVSGTPACPQILP